Part of the Geodermatophilus obscurus DSM 43160 genome is shown below.
CGCACCGCTCGTGCTCACGGTCAGCAACGAGCTGCCCTTCGCGCTCCGCGTCCAGCTGCGGGTGCAGACCCGCGGCAACGCGCTGTCGGTGGGCGACCTCGGCGACCAGGTGCTCGGGCCCGAGCAGCGGACGACGCTGACGGTCCCGACCGAGGTGCGCCAGTCCGGCCGCTTCGGCGTCGCTGCCACGCTCACCACCCCGGACGGCGCACCGCTGGGTGACCCCGTACAGCTGCAGGTGCAGAGCACCGCGTACGGGTCGATCTCGGTGGTCATCACCATCGGCGCGGCCGCGCTGCTCGGGCTGCTCTTCCTGCGCCGGCTGGTGCGCTTCCTGCTGCGCCGCCGCCGCGGCACCCCCGACGACGGGGACGGCGACCTGCCGGGCGGCCCCGCACCCGAGGGCGCCGCGGTCCCGCTGCCCCCGACGCGGAGCCCCGTGTGAGCGAGCGTGCGAGCTCACCCATGAGCACAGCAGCCCCCGCGAACTCGGCCGACGAGCGCCGACGAGGCGGACCCGTGAGCGAGCGCGCGAGCTCACCGGTGACCACGGCACCTCCGGTCGCGGGCTGCCCCGGCGCCGGCGAGGGGGGCTCGTGACCGACCGTCCCTTGGGGGAGCGGCAGCACCGTCCGCTGCCCCCCGTGCCGCTGCCCCCCGTGCCGCCACTCCCTGCCACCCGCCGGGACGCCGAGGACCGTCCCCCGGCCTCCCGGCCGGGCGAGCGGGCACGCCAGGAGCCGCCGTCCGTGGCCGGTCCGGGGACCCCGAGGGGCCTGCCGCTGCCCCCGCCGCCCTACCCCCAGGCGCCGCCGGGCGGCCGGCCGCTGCCGCCGGTCCCACCACCGGCGCCGCGCGTCCGCGACCTGCCGCCGGTGCCGCCGCCGCGCCGCACCTCGCGGTGGGTGCCGGGGCCCGACGACACCCAGCTGATCCCGGTCCTGCCCGCGGTGCCACGCCCGGTGGACGAGACCGAGGAGGAGGTCGAGGCCCGCGAGGGCCGTCCCGGCGCCAGCCGCGGCATCCTGCGGGCCGCCGGCACGATGGCGGTGGCGACGCTGGTCTCCCGCATCACCGGGCTGCTGCGCACGATGGTGCTGACCGCGGCGCTCGGCGTCGGCCTGGTCGGCGACGCCTACAACACCTCGAACACGCTGCCCAACATCGTCTACGAGCTGCTGCTCGGCGGCGTGCTCACCTCGGTCGTCGTCCCGCTGCTCGTCCGCGCCCAGGAGCGGGACGACGACGGCGGCGCCGCCTACGCCCAGCGGCTGGCCACGGTCGCGATCGCCGGGCTCGTCGTCGTCACCGGGCTGGCCGTGCTGGCCGCACCGCTGCTGACCTCGCTGTACGGCCTCGACGACGACCCCGCGCAGCACCGGCTGGCCACCTGGCTGGCCCGGATCCTGCTCGTGGAGATCGTCTTCTACGGCATCGGCGCGCTGGCGCAGGCGATCCTCAACTCGCGCGGGGTGTTCGGCCCGCCGGCCTGGGCGCCGGTGCTCAACAACGTGGTCGTCATCGTCACCGGCGTGCTCTTCGTCGCCGCGAGCGGCCCCGGCGACCTCACCCCGCTGACCATCACCGACACCCAGGTCTGGCTGCTCGGCGTCGGCACCACGCTGGGCATCGCCGTGCAGGCGCTGGTGCTGCTGCCGCTGCTGCGCCGGGCGGGCGTCCCGCTGCGCCCCCGCTGGGGGCTGCGCGACACCGGGCTGGGCGAGGCGGGCACGCTCGGCCTCTGGATGGTCGGCTACGTCGCGATCAGCCAGGTCGGCGTCGTCGTGGCCACCCGGATCGCCAACGCCGCCGGCCGCGAGGGCGGGCTGGGCTCGATCGGCTTCGCCAACGCCAGCCTGCTGTTCCAGATGCCCTACGGGATCATCGGCGTCGCCCTGCTGACCGCGCTGGTGCCGCGGATGAGCCGGGCCGCCGCCCGCTCCGACGTCCCCGGCGTGGTGCGCGACCTCTCCCTCGGCACCCGGCTGTCCGCGCTCGGGCTGCTGCCGGTCAGCGCGGCGCTGACCGTGCTGGGCCCGCCGCTGGCGGTGGTGGCCTTCGGGCGCGGCAACACCGGCGTCGACGACGCCCGGGCCATCGGCATCGCGCTCGCCGTCGGCGCCTTCGGGTTGCTGCCGATGGCGGTGACCCTGCTGCAGCTGCGGGTCTTCTACGCCATGAAGGACGCCCGGACCCCCACGCTCCTCCAGGTGGGCATGGTCGCCGTCCGGGTGCCGCTGCTGCTGCTCGTCCCGGTCCTGGTGTCCGAGGAGCGGGTGGTGGCCGGCCTGATGCTGGTCACCAGCCTCACCTACGTGGCCGGCTGGGTGCTCGGCCACGTCGTGCTGCGCCGCCGGCTCAGGGTGCTGGAGACCCGGGCGACGCTGCTCCCGGTGCTGCGCACCGCCGCGGTCGCGGTCGCCGCGGGCCTGCTCGGCTGGCTCGCGGTGTCCCTGGCCGATGGCGCGCTGGCTGCATCGGTGGCAGGCTCGCTCGGCACCGTGCTGCTGGGTACCGTGGTCATCGGCGTCGCGACCCTGGTCGGGCTCGTGGTCGCCCGCGCCCCCGAGGTCCGGGAACCCCTGGCAGCTGTCCGGGCCCGGCTGGGGCGGCGCGGGTGAGCAGCGTGGCGCCGCCGCCGGGGCAACCGAGCCGCCGGCCGGGAGGGGACGGGGGGCCGGGCGCACCGATGACGTCCACGACCACCGGGCTCCCCGACCGCTACCGCCCGCTGGACGAGGTCGGCCCGACCGAGACCACCGCGACCGGGGTCATCCACTGCTGGCGGGCCAAGGACCGGATCCTCAACCGCGACGTGGCCATCCGGGTGCACACCCCCGGCGGGCCGGCCGCCCGCGAGTGGATCACCCGCGCGCTGACCGCCGGGGGGCTGGCGACGCCCGCGCTGGCGATGGTCTACGACGCCGCGGAGGGCAACGGCGACGCGCAGGCGCCGGGCGGTGCGGCCTACGTCGTCAACGAGTGGATCGAGGGGCGCACCCTCGCCGAGCGCCTGGCCGAGGGCCCGATGCCCGAGCGGGAGGCGCGCACCGTGCTGCGCCGGCTCGCCGAGGGCGTCGCCGCGGCCCACCAGGTCGGGCTGGCCGTCGGGGGGCTCACCCCGGAGACCGTCGTCCTGCGGCCCAACGGCATGGTCGGACTGCGCTCGGTGCCGGCCGCCAGCGGCACCGTCCAGGGCGACGTCGCCGCCCTCGGGGAGCTGCTGGAGTACTGCCTCACCGGCCGCCGCCCGGGCACGGCCCCCGCCGGCCGGACGCCGGGGATGCCGCCGGACCTCGCCGCGCTCGTGCGCCGCGCCCGCTCCACCGAGCCCGGCGCCGGGCTCTCCAGCGTCGCCGCGATGGCCGCGCTGCTGGCCGAGCGCCCCCGCACCGGGCACACCGCCGATCCGGGGCGCGCCCCGGACGAGTCGGACAGCGGGTGGCTGCGCCGGCTGCGCGAGCGCCGCGAGGAGGACCGCGGCGAGGGCTCCGGGGACGACGTGGCGGTCGACCCCGCACCGACCCGGGACGCCTCCGGCACCGCGTTCCCGCCGCCGCAGGCCCGCGGGCTGCCGCCCGTCCCCGGCCGGCGGTACGAGGACGACGAGGACGACGACCTGCTGCCGCTGTCGACCGGTCCGGGCCGCGGGGACGACCCCGACGAGGACCTGCGGGAGGACGAGGCCGCGCAGGCGGGACGGCGACGGCTGCTCGTCGTGGGCCTGCCGCTGGCAGCGCTGGTCGTGGTGATCGCACTGGCGGTCTACCTGGGCAACCTCATCTCGCCCGACGACGTCGCCACCGACCGGTCCCCCGTGCCGAGCGCGCCGGCGACGAGCGCGCCCCCCGCCGAGGAGACGCCCGCCCCCGGCGACAGCCCGGCGCTGACCATCACCGGCGCGAGCGTGTACGACCCGTTCGGCGACGGCGACCCGGACAACCCCGACGAGGTCCCGCTGTCCTTCGACGGCGACCCGGCCACCGCCTGGTCGACGGTCACCTACCGGGGGTCGCCGGCGTTCGGCAACCTCAAGGACGGGATCGGCATCGTCTACGACCTCGGCTCCGAGCAGGCCCTGGCCGGCCTCGGCGTCAGTGGCACCGCCGGCGCCACGGTCGAGGTGCGGGTCGGCGACCGGGCCGAGGGCGACCTGGACTCCTACGACCTGGTCGCCGACGGCGAGCTCGGCGACTCGGCGGAGCTGTCCTTCGACGAGCCGGTGACCACCCGCTACGTGCTGCTGTGGCTGACCGGGCTGGCGCCCTCGGACGGCGGCTTCTCCGCCGAGGTCGCCGAGGTCACCCTCACGCCGGCGAGCTGAGGAAGGACCATCCTCCCCCCTCGCACACTCGGCCCGGGTCCCTGAAGGGTGGCCGTTCCAGTCCGTCACCAGGCTCGCGGCGAGCCTCTGGACAGGGCCGGGACGGGGCCGGCGGGGTGATCGACACCCTGCCTGCGGGGCCGTTGACCAGGGAATGCGGGACCTACGATCCTCGTTGTGCCGCGCGTGACGACGAACCACCCGACCCCAGGCCCCGCGGTGACGGAGGAGCACGTGGAGCCCGCCATCCCGCCCGCCGAGCACGACGGCGTCCGTGACCTGATCATCATCGGGTCGGGCCCGGCCGGGTACACGGCCGCGATCTACGCCGCCCGCGCGAACCTCCACCCGCTGGTGTTCGAGGGCTCGCAGTTCGGCGGCGCGTTGATGACCACGACCGAGGTCGAGAACTTCCCCGGCTTCGCCGAGGGCGTGCAGGGCCCCCAGCTCATGGACGACATGCGCACGCAGGCCGAGCGCTTCGGCGCCGAGCTGGTCGCCCGCGACGTCAGCGAGGTCGACCTCACCGCCGAGCCGAAGATCGTCAAGGTGGGCGACGAGGTGCACCGCGCGCACGCCGTCATCGTCGCCACCGGCTCGAAGTACCGGTACCTCGGCCTGGACAACGAGGCCCGGCTGCTCGGCCGTGGCGTCTCGGCCTGCGCCACCTGCGACGGCTTCTTCTTCCGCGACCAGGACATCGTCGTGGTCGGTGGCGGCGACTCGGCGATGGAGGAGGCCACCTTCCTCACCCGCTTCGCCAAGACGGTGACCGTCGTCCACCGGCGGGAGGAGCTGCGCGCCTCCAAGATCATGCAGAAGCGGGCGCAGGAGAACGAGAAGATCCGCTGGGCGCTCGGCAAGCAGGTCACCGACGTCCTGGGCGACCAGACCGTCTCCGGCGTCCGGCTGACCGACGTCGGCACCGGCACCACCGAGGAGCTGCCGGTCTCCGGTGTCTTCGTGGCTATCGGCCACGACCCGCGCAGCGAGCTGTTCGTCGGCCAGCTCAAGCTGGACGACGAGGGCTACGTGCAGGTCGAGCACCCGACCACCCGGACCAACATCGAGGGCGTCTTCGCCTGCGGTGACGTCGTCGACCACATCTACCGGCAGGCCATCACCTCGGCCGGCACCGGCGCCGCGGCCGCCATCGACGCCGAGCGCTGGCTGGCGGTCACCTTCGGCGAGCGCTGAGGACCCCCTGCCCCCACCGCTCGCACGCTCGCGGTGGGGGCAGGGGGTCCTTCCAGCGGGCATACACCCGCCGTTCCCCGGGTTGTCCTTGACAGATCAACCTGGTCGGAGCCCCTGCGCTCCGACCGTCCACGAGCCACGAGGAGAACGACCATGGCAGGCAACACCGTGACGGTCACCGACGCGACCTTCGCAGACGACGTGCTGGGCAGCGACAAGCCCGTCCTCGTCGACTTCTGGGCCGAGTGGTGCGGGCCGTGCAAGATGGTCGCCCCGGTCCTCGAGGAGATCGCCGCCGAGCACGCCGACAAGCTCACCATCGCCAAGCTCAACATCGACGAGAACCCGCAGATCGCCCGCGACTACCAGGTCATGTCGATCCCGACCATGACGGTGTTCCAGGGCGGCAAGCCGGTGAAGAGCATCATCGGCGCCAAGCCGAAGGGCGCGATCCTCTCCGACCTCGCCGACTACCTGTAGGCCTCGTCCCGAGGCTCGCCCCGAGCGTGCGAGGGGGGAGGAGGACGAGGTCCTCCCTCGTGGGCTCGGCGCGGGTTCCTGGAGGTGGCCGTTCCAGTACGTCACCTGAGGGCCTCCTCCGCCACTGGCGGGGGAGGCCCTCGCACGTCGGGGGGCCCAGCGGGCCGGGAGTCGGCCCGGGGACCACAATCGACCACGATGGGAACCGACAGCAGCATGCAGCCCTTGGGCCCGGGGGACCGTGGCCATGCCGTGGCCGACGTGCACGCCGCCCTGCGCGCCCTCACCCTCCTGCCGGCAGCGGGGTCCGCGGAGGAGGCGTCGCTGGACGAGGCGGCCTACGACCCGGCCACCGAGCTCGCCGTCCGCCACTTCCAGCAGGTGCGCGGGCTCACCGTCGACGGCCGCGTCGGCGAGGAGACCTACCGCGCCCTGTCCGAGGCCCGCTGGTCGCTCGGCGACCGGCTGCTGCACCACGACCCGGTCCGGCCCATGCGCGGGGACGACGTCACCAACCTGCAGGACCGGCTGCACGAGCTCGGCTACGACGCCGGCCCGGTCGACGGCGTCTTCGGCCCGGAGACCGAGGCCGGGCTGCGGGCGTTCCAGCGCGACTACGGCCTGACCTCCGACGGCACCTGCGGGCCGGCCACCCTCCGCGCGCTCCGTCAGCTCGGCCGCAAGGTCACCGGGGGGCGGCCGCAGCTGCTGCGGCAGAGCGCCAGCTTCGTCGAGAGCGGCCCGCACCTGATCGGCCGGCGCATCGTCGTCGACCCCGGCCACGGCGGCACCGACACCGGCTTCACCGCGGGGGAGACCACCGAGGCCGACCTGGTGCTCGACCTCGCCTCGCGCATCGAGGGCCGGCTCGCCGCGGCCGGCGCCACGGTCTACCTGACCCGCGGTCGCCACCAGGACCCCAGTCCGACCGAACGGACGGCGTTCGCCAACCACGCGCGCGCCGACCTGTTCCTCTCGCTGCACACCGACGCGCACAGCTCCGAGCACGCCCGCGGGGTGGCCAGCTACTACTACGGCACCGGCTCGGGGGCCTCGTCGACCGTGGGGGAGCAGTTCGCCAACCTGGTGCGCCGCGAGGTGGTGGCCCGCACCGGCATGCTCGACCTGGGCTCCCACCCCAAGACCTGGGACCTGCTGCGGACGAGCCGGATGCCCGCCGTCCGGCTCGACTGCGGGTACCTGTCCCATCCGGTCGACCGGCTGCTGCTGCTCGACGCCCGGCTGCGCAGCACCGTCGCCAGCGCCGTCCTCGCCGCCGTCCAGCGGCTGTTCCTGCCCGCCGAGGCCGACCCGCCCACCGGCACCTTCGTGCTGCCCGGGCGCACCTGACCGATCAGCGGCGAGATCGTCGATCTCGCTCGGTCCAGGCCCCGCACGCGTGCGGGATCGGCGATCTCGCCGGATGCCGCGACGGATGTGACAGTCGGGACGGGACCAGTCCGTCCGCTCGCCGTGTCCGCGGCGGGGTGCGCTCATCCCCTCCCTACACTCGGGATGTGGCCGATCTCCAGCCCGGAACACCCCCGGGCCCCGGTGTGCACCACCCCGCTCCGCGGCATCCGCGGCTGGACCCGCTGGCGGACCGGTACGCAGCACGCACGCACGGGATGAAGGCCTCGGAGATCCGTGCGCTCTTCTCCGTCGTCAGCCGCCCCGAGGTCGTCTCGCTGGCCGGCGGGATGCCCGCGGTCACCGCGCTGCCGCTGGACGCGGTCGGCTCGATGATCGGCGAGCTGGTGTCCGGGATGGGCGCGCAGACGCTGCAGTACGGCTCGGGTCAGGGCGACCCGCGGCTGCGCGAGCGGATCTGCGACGTCATGGCCCTGGAGGGCATCACCGACGCCTCGCCCAGCGAGGTCGTCGTCACCGTCGGCTCCCAGCAGGGGCTGGACCTGGTGACCCGGGTCTTCGTCGACCCGGGGGACGTCGTCCTCGCCGAGGGTCCGTCCTACGTCGGCGCCCTGGGCGTCTTCCAGGCCGCCGAGGCCCGCGTGAAGCACGTCCCCATGGACGACGACGGGCTGATCCCCGAGGCGCTGGAGCAGGCGCTCATCGAGTGCCGAGCCGCCGGCGACCGGGTGAAGTTCCTCTACACGGTGCCGAACTACCACAACCCGGCCGGCGTGACCCTGTCCGAGCCGCGCCGCCAGGCGGTCATGGAGATCGCCGACCGCTACGACCTGCTGGTCATCGAGGACAACCCCTACGGACTGCTGGGCTTCGACCGCGAGCCGATGCGCGCCCTGCGGGCCCGCGACGACCGCCGGGTCATCTACCTGGGCTCGTTCTCCAAGACGTTCTCGCCGGGCCTGCGGGTGGGCTGGGTGCTCGCCCCGCTCGCCGTCCGCGAGAAGCTGGTGCTGGCCACCGAGGCGCAGGTGCTCTGCCCGCCCTCGCTCACCCAGTACGCCGTCGCGCGCTACCTGGACACCCAGCCGTGGCGCGAGCAGATCAAGCACTTCGTCGAGCTGTACCGGGAGCGGCGCGACGCCACCCTCGAGTCGCTCGAGGCGCTCATGCCGGCGGGCACGACGTGGACGCGGCCGGACGGCGGCTTCTACGTGTGGCTGAAGCTGCCCCACGGGCTCGACGCCAAGCTCATGCAGCCCCGCGCGGTCAACGCGCACGTGGCCTACGTGCCCGGCATCGGCTTCTACGCCGACGGGGCGGGCCAGGAGTACATGCGGCTGTCCTACTGCTACCCCGAGCCGGACCAGATCCGCGAGGGGGTGCGCCGGCTGGCCCGCGTCATCGAGGCCGAGCTGGACCTGCACTCCACCTTCGACGGCGTGGACACCGGCACCTTCCGGGCCGTGTCCGGGCCGCAGAGTCCGACCGGGCGAGGTGTCGAGGGCATCGTCGGCCCGGCCAACAGCGACCGATACGAGGACCTCAGATGACCGAGTTCCCGAGGTCATCGAGAGACACAGCACCGCCGGTCACGAAGGCGACGAGCGCCAGCGAGGAGCCGAAGTGACCGAGCCCGCACCCGCGACCGAGTCGGAGGCCGCGCCGCACGCGCTGCGCGCCGTCGTCCTGGCCGGTGGGCTGAACGTCGAGCGGGAGGTCAGCCTCTCCTCCGGCACCCAGGTGGCCGAGGAGCTCGCCCGCGCCGGCGTGGAGGCCGAGCTGCGTGACGCCGACGCCGAGCTGCTGCCCGGGCTCGCCGCCGCCCCCGCGGACGCCGTCTTCATCGCCCTGCACGGCGCCACGGGCGAGGACGGCGCGCTGCGGGCGGTCCTGGACCTGGCCGGCGTCCCCTACGTCGGCTCCCCGGCGGCGTCCTGCCGGCTGGCCTGGGACAAGCCGGCCGCGAAGTCCGTCGTCCGCTCCGCCGGCGTCACCACGCCGGACTGGGTGGCCCTGCCGCACAGCACCTTCCGGGAGCTGGGCGCCGGTGCGGTGCTGGACCTCATCGTCGCCCGCCTCGGCCTGCCACTCATGGTCAAGCCCGCCTCGGGCGGCTCCGCGCTGGGCGTGCAGAAGGTCAGCCGGGTCGAGGACCTGCCGGCCGCGATGGTCAGCTGCTTCGCCTACGGCGACACGGTCATGGTGGAGCGCTTCGTGGACGGCGTGGAGCTGGCGCTGTCCGTGGTGGACCTCGGCGAGGGCCCGCAGGCGCTCCCGGCGGTGGAGATCGCCCCGGAGTCGGGGGTGTTCGACTACACCTCCCGCTACACGCCCGGCCTCACCGAGTACCACGCACCGGCCCGCGTCTCCGACGAGGTGGCCGGGAAGGCCGCAGAGCTCGCCGTCCAGGTGCACCGGGCCCTCGGCCTCGCCGACCTCTCCCGCACCGACGCGATCGTCGGCCCGGACGGCGAGGTGCACTTCCTCGAGGTGAACGTCTCGCCCGGGCTGACCCGCACCTCGATGTTCCCGATGGCCGTCGAGGCGTCCGGCTCCTCGCTGGGCGACGTCCTCGCCGGGCTGCTGACCCGGCGGGCCTCCACCACTCGCTGACGGAAGGGCCCTCCTGCCCCCCGCCACTCGCAGGCTCGCGCCAGGCCCCGTCCGGAGGCTCGCCGCGAGCGTGCGAGCGGTGAGGAGGACGGGGTCCTTGTGCCGGCAGGAGGGCCACGCCAGTCGCTACCCGCCGAGGACCCGTTCCGTCCGTGACGGAACGGGTCCTCGGCGGGTAGATCACTCCTCGGGACGGCGTCCGGTGATGTCCGGGGCCATCTGGCCGATGATGCGCTGCAGGTCGTCGACCGATCCGAACTCGACGACGATGCGCCCCTTCGCCCGGCCGATCTGGATCTTGACCTTGGTCTCGAAGGTGTCCGAGAGGCGCCCGGCGAGGTCCTCGACGCCCGGCGCGTTGAATTTCCGCGGCCGGCGCTTGGCCGCCGGCTCCTCGGCGACGGCCAGCGCGACGGCCTCCTCGGTGGCCCGCACCGACATGCCCTCGGCGACGATGCGCGCGGCCAGCGCCTCCTGCTTCCCGGCGTCCGGCAGACCGAGCAGCGCCCGGGCGTGGCCGGCGGAGATGATGCCTGCGGCGACCCGGGTCTGCACCTTCACCGGCAGCTTGAGCAGCCGGATGGTGTTGGTGACCTGCGAGCGGGAGCGGCCGATCTTGCCGGCCAGCTCTTCGTGGGTGGCGCCGAACTCCTCCAGCAGCTGCTGGTAGGCCGCGGCCTCCTCCAGAGGGTTGAGCTGGACCCGGTGGATGTTCTCCAGCAGGGCGTCGCGCAGCAGGGCGTCGTCGGTGGTGTCCCGGATGATGGCCGGCACGAACTTGAGGTCGGCGGCGCGGGCGGCACGCAGCCGGCGCTCGCCCATGATGAGCTCGTAGCCGCCCTCTGCGCGCTCGCGCACGACGATGGGCTGCAGCAGGCCGAACTCGCGCACGGAGTACGTGAGCTCCTCCAGCGCCTCGTCGTCGAAGACCTGGCGGGGCTGCTTGGGGTTGGGGACGACGTCGACCACCGCGACCTCGCGCAGCTGCGCGCCGGGGACGCCGACGGCCGCCTCGGCCTGCGCGGCCACCGTCGCCGCGGCCTGGGCGGCCGGCGGGAGCAGGTGGACCGGCGGACCGGCCGGCGCAGCCGGTGCGGCGTCCGCACCAGCGCCCTGACCAGCGGGCTCCGTCTCGGCGCCGGGCAGGGTGGGCTGCTCGTCGTCCGGCGCGCTGGTGGGGATCAGCGCCGCCAGCCCCCGGCCCAGACCGCCACGCTTGCTCATGCCTTGTTCTCCTCAGAGGACGGGGGGACGGGGACGGTGGCCGCGTCGGTGTCGGGGAACGCCACGACATCGGTTGCGGAGCCCACTGGAGCGGCGACGGGGGAGCCCGGGGTCGGGCGCGAGGGCAGCGGCGGCAGCGCGACGCCCCGGTGCGCGAGCTCACGGGCGGCCTCGACGTAGCTGGTCGAGCCGCGGGAGCCGGGGTCGTAGGTGACCACCGACTGGCCGTAGCCGGGAGCTTCCGAGACTCGCACGTTCCGTGGGATGACGGCGTCCAGCACGAGGCTGCCGAAGTGGTTGCGCACCTCCTCGGCGACCTGGTCGGCGAGCTTCGTCCGCCCGTCGTACATCGTCAGCAGGATGGTCCGGACGGCGATCCCCGGGTTGAGGTGCCGGCGGACGAGGTCGATGTTGTTGAGCAGCTGACCCAGACCCTCGAGCGCGTAGTACTCGCACTGGATGGGGATGAGCACCTCGTCGCCGGCCACGAGGGCGTTGAGCGTGAGCAGCCCCAGGGACGGCGGGCAGTCGATGAGCACGTAGTGCGGGCGCTGTTCCGGCGGGAGCTCCTGCAGATGGGTCTCGATCGCCCGGCGCAGCCGGTACTCGCGTGCGACGACGGAGACGAGCTCGATCTCCGCGCCGGCCAGGTCGATGGTCGCCGGCACGCAGGAGAGCAGCGGCGTGGCCGTCGTCGGGTGGACGACCTCGGCCAGCGAGCTGTCGCCGACCAGGGCGTCGTAGACCGACGGGGTCCCGACGCTGTGCGGGACGCCGAGCGCCGTGCTGGTGTTCCCCTGCGGGTCGAGGTCGATGACCAGCGTCCGCAGCCCGTACAGCGCCAACGCGACGCCGAGGTTCACCGACGACGTGGTCTTGCCGACGCCGCCCTTCTGGTTGGCGATGGTGATGACCCGGATGCGCCCCGGCACCGGGAACGGCTCCTGGTCGGCGGCGTGCAGGACCTGGGTGGCCCGCAGGGCCTCCATGGCGATGGGGCTGTCGAACTCGACGGCAGAGGCCGACTGCTCGGCCGTGAGACTGCTCCGCAGCCGCTGGCCCGGGTCGGTCATCTCAGGTCCTTCCTGCCGGTCCGTTTCACGTGGAACGGACGCGGGAAGTCGTACGGGTTCCACGTGGAACGGTCACCGCGCTCCACGCGTCATGACCACCACGGTAGTGGCAGCCTCTCCCAGCCCTGCGCCGACAGCCCGCGCGTGGACGTCGCGCATCCCGGCCGCCTCCAGTTCAGGCACCAGGGACGGCAGCTCCTCC
Proteins encoded:
- the murJ gene encoding murein biosynthesis integral membrane protein MurJ, which codes for MPLPPVPPLPATRRDAEDRPPASRPGERARQEPPSVAGPGTPRGLPLPPPPYPQAPPGGRPLPPVPPPAPRVRDLPPVPPPRRTSRWVPGPDDTQLIPVLPAVPRPVDETEEEVEAREGRPGASRGILRAAGTMAVATLVSRITGLLRTMVLTAALGVGLVGDAYNTSNTLPNIVYELLLGGVLTSVVVPLLVRAQERDDDGGAAYAQRLATVAIAGLVVVTGLAVLAAPLLTSLYGLDDDPAQHRLATWLARILLVEIVFYGIGALAQAILNSRGVFGPPAWAPVLNNVVVIVTGVLFVAASGPGDLTPLTITDTQVWLLGVGTTLGIAVQALVLLPLLRRAGVPLRPRWGLRDTGLGEAGTLGLWMVGYVAISQVGVVVATRIANAAGREGGLGSIGFANASLLFQMPYGIIGVALLTALVPRMSRAAARSDVPGVVRDLSLGTRLSALGLLPVSAALTVLGPPLAVVAFGRGNTGVDDARAIGIALAVGAFGLLPMAVTLLQLRVFYAMKDARTPTLLQVGMVAVRVPLLLLVPVLVSEERVVAGLMLVTSLTYVAGWVLGHVVLRRRLRVLETRATLLPVLRTAAVAVAAGLLGWLAVSLADGALAASVAGSLGTVLLGTVVIGVATLVGLVVARAPEVREPLAAVRARLGRRG
- the trxB gene encoding thioredoxin-disulfide reductase → MEPAIPPAEHDGVRDLIIIGSGPAGYTAAIYAARANLHPLVFEGSQFGGALMTTTEVENFPGFAEGVQGPQLMDDMRTQAERFGAELVARDVSEVDLTAEPKIVKVGDEVHRAHAVIVATGSKYRYLGLDNEARLLGRGVSACATCDGFFFRDQDIVVVGGGDSAMEEATFLTRFAKTVTVVHRREELRASKIMQKRAQENEKIRWALGKQVTDVLGDQTVSGVRLTDVGTGTTEELPVSGVFVAIGHDPRSELFVGQLKLDDEGYVQVEHPTTRTNIEGVFACGDVVDHIYRQAITSAGTGAAAAIDAERWLAVTFGER
- the trxA gene encoding thioredoxin; translation: MRSDRPRATRRTTMAGNTVTVTDATFADDVLGSDKPVLVDFWAEWCGPCKMVAPVLEEIAAEHADKLTIAKLNIDENPQIARDYQVMSIPTMTVFQGGKPVKSIIGAKPKGAILSDLADYL
- a CDS encoding N-acetylmuramoyl-L-alanine amidase; this translates as MADVHAALRALTLLPAAGSAEEASLDEAAYDPATELAVRHFQQVRGLTVDGRVGEETYRALSEARWSLGDRLLHHDPVRPMRGDDVTNLQDRLHELGYDAGPVDGVFGPETEAGLRAFQRDYGLTSDGTCGPATLRALRQLGRKVTGGRPQLLRQSASFVESGPHLIGRRIVVDPGHGGTDTGFTAGETTEADLVLDLASRIEGRLAAAGATVYLTRGRHQDPSPTERTAFANHARADLFLSLHTDAHSSEHARGVASYYYGTGSGASSTVGEQFANLVRREVVARTGMLDLGSHPKTWDLLRTSRMPAVRLDCGYLSHPVDRLLLLDARLRSTVASAVLAAVQRLFLPAEADPPTGTFVLPGRT
- a CDS encoding PLP-dependent aminotransferase family protein — encoded protein: MHHPAPRHPRLDPLADRYAARTHGMKASEIRALFSVVSRPEVVSLAGGMPAVTALPLDAVGSMIGELVSGMGAQTLQYGSGQGDPRLRERICDVMALEGITDASPSEVVVTVGSQQGLDLVTRVFVDPGDVVLAEGPSYVGALGVFQAAEARVKHVPMDDDGLIPEALEQALIECRAAGDRVKFLYTVPNYHNPAGVTLSEPRRQAVMEIADRYDLLVIEDNPYGLLGFDREPMRALRARDDRRVIYLGSFSKTFSPGLRVGWVLAPLAVREKLVLATEAQVLCPPSLTQYAVARYLDTQPWREQIKHFVELYRERRDATLESLEALMPAGTTWTRPDGGFYVWLKLPHGLDAKLMQPRAVNAHVAYVPGIGFYADGAGQEYMRLSYCYPEPDQIREGVRRLARVIEAELDLHSTFDGVDTGTFRAVSGPQSPTGRGVEGIVGPANSDRYEDLR
- a CDS encoding D-alanine--D-alanine ligase family protein — protein: MTEPAPATESEAAPHALRAVVLAGGLNVEREVSLSSGTQVAEELARAGVEAELRDADAELLPGLAAAPADAVFIALHGATGEDGALRAVLDLAGVPYVGSPAASCRLAWDKPAAKSVVRSAGVTTPDWVALPHSTFRELGAGAVLDLIVARLGLPLMVKPASGGSALGVQKVSRVEDLPAAMVSCFAYGDTVMVERFVDGVELALSVVDLGEGPQALPAVEIAPESGVFDYTSRYTPGLTEYHAPARVSDEVAGKAAELAVQVHRALGLADLSRTDAIVGPDGEVHFLEVNVSPGLTRTSMFPMAVEASGSSLGDVLAGLLTRRASTTR
- a CDS encoding ParB/RepB/Spo0J family partition protein, whose protein sequence is MSKRGGLGRGLAALIPTSAPDDEQPTLPGAETEPAGQGAGADAAPAAPAGPPVHLLPPAAQAAATVAAQAEAAVGVPGAQLREVAVVDVVPNPKQPRQVFDDEALEELTYSVREFGLLQPIVVRERAEGGYELIMGERRLRAARAADLKFVPAIIRDTTDDALLRDALLENIHRVQLNPLEEAAAYQQLLEEFGATHEELAGKIGRSRSQVTNTIRLLKLPVKVQTRVAAGIISAGHARALLGLPDAGKQEALAARIVAEGMSVRATEEAVALAVAEEPAAKRRPRKFNAPGVEDLAGRLSDTFETKVKIQIGRAKGRIVVEFGSVDDLQRIIGQMAPDITGRRPEE
- a CDS encoding ParA family protein, producing the protein MTDPGQRLRSSLTAEQSASAVEFDSPIAMEALRATQVLHAADQEPFPVPGRIRVITIANQKGGVGKTTSSVNLGVALALYGLRTLVIDLDPQGNTSTALGVPHSVGTPSVYDALVGDSSLAEVVHPTTATPLLSCVPATIDLAGAEIELVSVVAREYRLRRAIETHLQELPPEQRPHYVLIDCPPSLGLLTLNALVAGDEVLIPIQCEYYALEGLGQLLNNIDLVRRHLNPGIAVRTILLTMYDGRTKLADQVAEEVRNHFGSLVLDAVIPRNVRVSEAPGYGQSVVTYDPGSRGSTSYVEAARELAHRGVALPPLPSRPTPGSPVAAPVGSATDVVAFPDTDAATVPVPPSSEENKA